A DNA window from Trypanosoma brucei brucei TREU927 chromosome 10, whole genome shotgun sequence contains the following coding sequences:
- a CDS encoding calcium-transporting ATPase, putative, with protein sequence MRGESSAVSFQYESPDVTGASPSFTNSSLARIIGQKELPRFGIEIGGHEGLLKLLGVRYDGEPTWRSGGGLRGGILSDSVHQRRCRFGGNRLPRPRDKSVGTLVKESIEEDKILQLLIGAALFSILLGHLTSYHQKEGGNMCPSWVEGAAILFSVVVVVTLGALNNYNKQKQFSHVLLQEDGTRQSIVVWRYDTLDDRAMVRELCLAAREVPSEDLVVGDVVQISSGMELSFDAILFGGNYVVCDECCVSGESEEVVKSLEADPFLISGSSVLEASSEAIAVVCAVGEKSFSGEIAMAVRDTEKKVTPLQEHLSVMADHIGKFGLAVAVLTFVVLFLKEVYEVVAMGKPFFVMSFVENLATSIAIIVVAVPEGLPLSVTISLAYSMRYMLRDGNLVRHLAACETMGSATVLCTDKTGTLTSPHATLSRVLFEGKVYTANDSGGDGSSCVEGGRWNKSGTGLFVVASSQATAGLLMECVVSNALDPVRGRPVNRTAEALLQLAQHLYVSCGDDFSSPFVYDMGRLAQQMCDGSRCVRFPFTSVQKKSVTILKLPTGELRQYVVGAPEAILSSCRNFITAAGALVEINTESREFLQSIIQEFGRRGLRSLCCAYAVVYPIEGRIMPLEVSSAPLNFLAAVALEEEVRPEVPAAVRASICAGIRVIMVTGDGLLTSINIAYRCGLLNPVGGETSNCFSPPPISTLINDGYAMDGPAFRACSDTDLLVNYIPKLCVLARATPLDKKRVLQLLKMHDPLAVIAVTGDGTNDAPALKLSDVGFAMNSGSEVAKRASDIILLHDNFAGMVKATMWGRNVRDNVRKFLQFQLTVNCVACVFAFCGALINESNILPLKPVQLLWLNLIMDTLASLALATELPLEKRLFDRAPEPRDTPIILPGMLFQVAVQGGYQFVVQIYMLLAGHRLFGDSSTGEVERRSRPPIDYLCPKHLSIVFNVFVLMQVMNFFNARLLHEEDSFFENWGSSRLLLLIVAVIAVLQVCIVQYGGRFMSTVPLSTEEWLYCTLYASGSLAVGAASRFCWRWMRRRGAHSTGSCDSYVLLSYLPRWLRALIDGARGGSGRRRQRSSYCKAAVKGKGACKTAPAYV encoded by the coding sequence ATGCGTGGGGAGAGCAGTGCTGTGAGTTTTCAGTATGAGTCTCCCGATGTTACCGGCGCCTCCCCATCATTCACCAATTCTTCCCTAGCGAGGATAATTGGGCAAAAAGAGCTTCCACGATTCGGTATAGAAATTGGTGGCCATGAAGGGCTACTGAAGCTGCTCGGTGTCCGTTACGACGGGGAACCGACGTGGCGGAGTGGCGGTGGCTTGCGTGGGGGCATCTTGTCGGATTCTGTACATCAGCGACGGTGTCGTTTTGGTGGCAACCGCCTGCCCCGCCCTCGAGATAAAAGCGTGGGAACCCTCGTGAAAGAGTCCATCGAGGAGGACAAAATCCTACAGCTGCTAATCGGTGCGGCTCTGTTTTCAATTTTACTCGGTCACTTGACCTCCTATCATCagaaggaaggggggaatATGTGCCCCAGCTGGGTTGAAGGGGCAGCTATACTCTTTTCTGTGGTGGTTGTTGTCACGCTTGGCGCGCTCAACAACTACAACAAGCAGAAGCAATTTTCACATGTCTTATTGCAAGAGGATGGAACAAGGCAGTCGATCGTTGTATGGCGTTATGACACATTGGACGACAGAGCGATGGTTAGGGAACTTTGCCTGGCTGCCAGAGAGGTGCCTAGTGAGGATCTCGTTGTTGGGGATGTTGTGCAGATATCTTCAGGAATGGAGCTTAGCTTTGACGCCATTCTCTTTGGTGGTAACTATGTCGTTTGTGACGAGTGTTGTGTGTCAGGCGAGAGTGAAGAGGTTGTGAAAAGTTTGGAAGCTGATCCCTTTTTGATCAGTGGTTCTAGCGTTTTAGAGGCCTCGTCGGAGGCGATTGCTGTCGTTTGCGCTGTGGGAGAGAAAAGTTTCTCGGGGGAAATTGCCATGGCCGTTCGAGATACGGAAAAGAAGGTGACACCGCTTCAGGAACATTTAAGTGTTATGGCAGATCACATAGGAAAGTTTGGACTGGCCGTTGCTGTCCTTACATTCGTGGTTCTTTTTCTCAAGGAGGTGTACGAGGTTGTAGCCATGGGAAAGCCGTTTTTCGTCATGAGTTTTGTTGAGAATCTGGCCACATCCATTGCCATAATTGTTGTCGCCGTACCGGAAGGATTGCCACTCTCAGTGACTATATCGCTTGCATACTCTATGCGATACATGCTGCGGGATGGCAATTTGGTTCGACATTTGGCGGCCTGTGAGACAATGGGCAGTGCAACGGTTTTGTGTACGGACAAAACTGGTACCCTTACATCTCCCCACGCAACACTAAGCAGAGTGCTCTTTGAAGGGAAGGTTTACACGGCAAATGATAGCGGAGGGGATGGAAGTAGTTGTGTCGAGGGCGGTCGATGGAATAAAAGTGGGACCGGGTTATTTGTGGTGGCGTCTTCTCAGGCAACCGCCGGTTTGCTAATGGAGTGCGTGGTTTCCAATGCGTTGGATCCTGTTCGAGGCCGGCCGGTGAACCGAACGGCGGAGGCCCTGCTTCAACTTGCTCAGCATTTGTATGTTTCATGCGGCGATGACTTTTCCTCGCCATTCGTTTACGACATGGGCCGCCTGGCGCAGCAAATGTGCGACGGATCGCGTTGTGTCCGCTTCCCTTTTACATCAgtacagaaaaaaagcgTTACAATTCTGAAGCTTCCTACTGGTGAACTCCGTCAGTATGTTGTTGGGGCACCAGAGGCGATATTAAGTAGCTGTCGGAATTTTATCACAGCCGCCGGCGCTTTGGTGGAGATAAACACCGAGTCACGTGAATTTCTTCAGAGCATCATTCAAGAATTTGGCCGCAGAGGCCTCAGGAGTTTGTGTTGTGCGTACGCCGTTGTTTATCCGATTGAGGGGCGCATCATGCCACTGGAAGTTTCCAGCGCTCCGCTCAACTTTTTGGCTGCGGTTGCATTAGAGGAAGAGGTTCGACCTGAAGTCCCCGCAGCAGTACGAGCAAGCATCTGTGCAGGTATTCGTGTGATCATGGTAACAGGTGATGGGCTGCTTACCTCCATTAACATTGCTTATCGATGCGGGTTGCTGAACCCGGTGGGCGGGGAAACAAGTAATTGCTTTTCTCCACCACCGATCAGTACGTTGATCAACGATGGCTATGCTATGGACGGCCCCGCGTTTCGTGCTTGTTCTGACACCGATCTCCTCGTCAACTACATTCCGAAGTTGTGCGTATTGGCTCGTGCAACTCCGCTTGATAAGAAACGGGTCTTACAGCTGCTAAAAATGCACGATCCACTCGCTGTGATCGCCGTTACTGGCGATGGCACGAATGATGCCCCTGCGCTAAAGCTGAGCGACGTTGGTTTTGCCATGAATAGCGGTAGTGAGGTGGCGAAGAGGGCGTCCGACATCATACTTCTTCACGATAATTTTGCCGGGATGGTGAAGGCAACCATGTGGGGACGCAATGTCAGGGACAATGTACGCAAGTTTTTACAGTTTCAGCTGACCGTAAACTGCGTTGCGTGTGTCTTCGCTTTTTGCGGCGCCCTGATTAATGAGAGCAATATTTTGCCCCTGAAACCTgtgcaacttctgtggctCAACCTCATCATGGACACGTTGGCTTCCTTGGCTCTCGCAACAGAGTTGCCTTTGGAGAAGCGTCTGTTTGATCGGGCACCTGAACCACGAGACACGCCCATCATACTTCCGGGTATGTTGTTTCAGGTGGCGGTGCAGGGTGGTTATCAATTCGTTGTGCAAATCTACATGTTGTTGGCCGGACACCGGTTGTTCGGCGATAGCAGTACCGGTGAAGTGGAACGGCGGAGTCGACCGCCTATTGACTATTTGTGTCCGAAACATCTTTCTATCGTCTTTAATGTGTTCGTGCTGATGCAGGTGATGAACTTCTTTAACGCCCGTCTTCTCCATGAGGAGGATAGTTTCTTTGAGAACTGGGGTAGTAGccgtttgctgctgctgattgTAGCTGTGATCGCGGTTCTGCAAGTGTGCATCGTGCAGTACGGGGGGCGCTTCATGTCTACAGTCCCGCTGAGCACCGAAGAGTGGCTCTACTGCACGTTGTACGCTAGTGGAAGCCTGGCTGTGGGTGCTGCATCGCGGTTCTGCTGGCGGTGGATGCGGCGCCGTGGAGCGCACAGTACAGGGAGTTGTGATTCATATGTATTGCTGTCGTATCTTCCACGTTGGCTGCGAGCGCTCATCGATGGGGCACGTGGGGGTTCCGGGAGGAGACGGCAAAGAAGTAGCTATTGTAAGGCTGcggtgaaggggaagggagcgTGTAAAACTGCCCCTGCATACGTTTAA